One Cucumis sativus cultivar 9930 chromosome 1, Cucumber_9930_V3, whole genome shotgun sequence DNA segment encodes these proteins:
- the LOC101221552 gene encoding fe(2+) transport protein 1 isoform X1, producing MASFTKPFSIFLFLICFFSIQAVSQSDECETTANSCTNKHKALRLKIIAIFSILIASVIGVGSPLVTRSIPMLHPDRNMFVILKAFAAGIILATGFMHVLPDSFDMLWSNCLKENPWHKFPFSGFVAMMSAIVTLMVDSMATSLYTKKHNEVMPENSPRGGDDHELPVVSGGHFHGHHHMDTKETNAGSQLLRYRVVAMVLELGIVVHSVVIGLSLGATNDTCTIKGLVAALCFHQMFEGMGLGGCILQAEYKWMKKAIMVFFFSVTTPFGIALGIGLSKTYKENSPVALVTVGLLNASSAGLLIYMALVDLLSADFMGPKLQGSIKLQVKSYIAVLLGAGAMSLMAKWA from the exons ATGGCATCCTTCACTAAACCCTTCTCAATCTTCTTGTTTCTCATCTGTTTTTTCTCAATCCAAGCTGTTTCACAATCTGATGAATGTGAAACCACAGCCAATTCATgtacaaacaaacacaaagcTTTACGTCTTAAAATCATTGCCATTTTCTCGATCCTCATTGCGAGTGTCATTGGTGTCGGCTCGCCACTCGTCACCCGATCGATCCCAATGTTGCACCCTGATAGAAACATGTTTGTCATTCTCAAAGCTTTCGCAGCAGGTATCATTCTCGCCACCGGTTTCATGCATGTTTTGCCTGACTCTTTCGATATGCTTTGGTCGAATTGTCTCAAGGAGAATCCATGGCATAAGTTTCCCTTTTCGGGCTTCGTTGCTATGATGTCTGCCATCGTCACCCTCATGGTCGATTCTATGGCTACTAGTTTGTATACCAAGAAACATAACGAAGTTATGCCCGAGAATTCTCCGAGAGGAGGAGATGATCATGAGTTGCCTGTAGTGAGTGGTGGCCATTTCCATGGCCACCACCATATGGACACCAAAGAAACTAATGCTGGTTCTCAACTCTTGCGTTATCGTGTTGTTGCCATG GTTTTGGAGTTGGGAATTGTTGTCCATTCAGTTGTGATTGGACTTTCACTAGGAGCAACAAACGATACTTGCACAATCAAAGGTCTAGTGGCTGCTCTTTGTTTCCATCAAATGTTTGAAGGGATGGGTCTCGGTGGCTGTATTCTTCAG GCAGAATACAAGTGGATGAAGAAAGCAATAATGGTATTCTTTTTCTCAGTGACAACCCCATTTGGGATAGCACTTGGAATAGGTTTATCAAAAACCTACAAAGAAAATAGCCCTGTTGCACTCGTAACTGTGGGATTGCTAAATGCTTCTTCAGCTGGCCTTCTCATTTACATGGCTTTGGTGGATCTTCTTTCTGCTGATTTTATGGGCCCTAAATTACAAGGCAGCATCAAACTTCAAGTCAAATCCTACATTGCTGTTCTCTTAGGAGCTGGTGCTATGTCATTAATGGCAAAGTGGGCTTGA
- the LOC101221552 gene encoding fe(2+) transport protein 1 isoform X2 codes for MASFTKPFSIFLFLICFFSIQAVSQSDECETTANSCTNKHKALRLKIIAIFSILIASVIGVGSPLVTRSIPMLHPDRNMFVILKAFAAGIILATGFMHVLPDSFDMLWSNCLKENPWHKFPFSGFVAMMSAIVTLMVDSMATSLYTKKHNEVMPENSPRGGDDHELPVVSGGHFHGHHHMDTKETNAGSQLLRYRVVAMVLELGIVVHSVVIGLSLGATNDTCTIKGLVAALCFHQMFEGMGLGGCILQ; via the exons ATGGCATCCTTCACTAAACCCTTCTCAATCTTCTTGTTTCTCATCTGTTTTTTCTCAATCCAAGCTGTTTCACAATCTGATGAATGTGAAACCACAGCCAATTCATgtacaaacaaacacaaagcTTTACGTCTTAAAATCATTGCCATTTTCTCGATCCTCATTGCGAGTGTCATTGGTGTCGGCTCGCCACTCGTCACCCGATCGATCCCAATGTTGCACCCTGATAGAAACATGTTTGTCATTCTCAAAGCTTTCGCAGCAGGTATCATTCTCGCCACCGGTTTCATGCATGTTTTGCCTGACTCTTTCGATATGCTTTGGTCGAATTGTCTCAAGGAGAATCCATGGCATAAGTTTCCCTTTTCGGGCTTCGTTGCTATGATGTCTGCCATCGTCACCCTCATGGTCGATTCTATGGCTACTAGTTTGTATACCAAGAAACATAACGAAGTTATGCCCGAGAATTCTCCGAGAGGAGGAGATGATCATGAGTTGCCTGTAGTGAGTGGTGGCCATTTCCATGGCCACCACCATATGGACACCAAAGAAACTAATGCTGGTTCTCAACTCTTGCGTTATCGTGTTGTTGCCATG GTTTTGGAGTTGGGAATTGTTGTCCATTCAGTTGTGATTGGACTTTCACTAGGAGCAACAAACGATACTTGCACAATCAAAGGTCTAGTGGCTGCTCTTTGTTTCCATCAAATGTTTGAAGGGATGGGTCTCGGTGGCTGTATTCTTCAG TGA